The DNA region CACCTGTTCGACAAAATGCTTGTGACAACAGCCTCTTTGGTTGTGAGAAAGGAGAGGATATGGCAGAGGAGAGAGTCTGGTAGATTGCTTATCCTGTCCACCCCTGTTGGTTTTAAGTTTGAGTTAGCCATTCAAGAGCTACTTGGTTGTTAATTACATGTCAGACTTCATCCCAAAAATCTCCAGACACAGGGATTGTTTAGCTAAATTGCTGAAAAAATCTCCTCTAGAGTGGAATTCACTTCATACAGAAGCAGTccaataattgaaaaaattagcagTAACACTTCCTCCTTTGCAAATTCCAGGACCAGGCAGACGAGTCCTacagacagatgcaagtgatgaatattgggcagcagctctctttgaagaagTTGATGGCAAAAGAAGTATTTGTGATTATAAAAgtggtgcattcaagccttcagagCTTCATTACCATTCTACTTTCAAGGAAATCCTGGCAGTCAAACATGGAATCgaaaagttccagtttcacctccttggctacaattttcttgtagaaatggacatgtcctcttttcctaaaatgctccaattcaaaagaaaaatgcttccACATCCTCagttactcagatggtcaaattggttttcacaatggtctttccaagtcaaacacatcaaaggtaAAGATAATCTTATCACTGATTACTTTTCTAGAAAGCCTCCAGTCCTTCAGACCACAATAATTCATCCACCTTTATATGTATATCCTATaacagatccatcctcatcctctGGCCCTTCTACTGTAGACCCTAATGATATCCTTCATATGATAAAAACCCTTCCTCTagaaataaaagaccaaataaagacCCTGACCCTTGAAGAcaaatccaaaagaatcattagAGTCCTCCATGATTACCTCAAAGAACACCAACGTCATTTCCTTGCCATTTTTCCAAATATAGAACAACCATGGAAAACTCCATTTACCTTTTGGATAACAAATTGGATTGTTGTACActacctttacatgtggtacttactaAATGAGTACTACTTATGCCTCCATTTTGAACCAGAATTCTACTCATATATTTTCCCTcgtgaaaattaatattttcacaaattctggtctgaaatcttgaaaaatgatgctcataaTGGCCAATGGTTCAAATATTCCAAAATAGAGCACCCACGTTTTGGTCACAAAATTACTTCTGCATGTATAGTAGCCaagctaaattccaaaaataatgttcGTGCAGAAGGAATCCTCCATCCTACAGAAATGTATTGGGTGACTAATGCCgatggtactattcacacacacatagaCATATCTTGgatatcttgtcactattcCCTCACAATGACAGAATCTCTCAATTAGGGAATCCTACTTGACATAGTACCAGCAGACCTAGATGTTTGCAGAGAGCAATGGCCACATGAAGACCATTGGGAGATGCCCAATCCCCTAATTGGACATGATGACCCTTATTATGATAACCATGATCCGAATGCggacattgatgaagaatggttccaAGGAAGAGATGGGTGGGATgactagatatatatatatatatatatatatatatatatatatatatatattaaaaaaaaaaagagtcagaACCAACTTTATGCATAGCCATCATTATTGACTTTTCTTTCACCAAGCTATTACTTTCCCTACTTTGTATTTGGTGATCGTAACTATATGCTCACAAATGTCAACCATGCAAGAAATGCCCATATCATGTTTATCTCTTTGTCAGCAACAAATCTGGAGAAAGATCACCTCTGCACTGGCACCCCTGATTCCAGAAGACATTTGTCACTCCATTCCCAGACCCCTACTCCTTTAGACACATGTCAAGAACAAGCCGGCCCCTACAATCCAAGATTATCTTctgaatataaaatatttttgtaaattattgccTATAAATAAGCCTCTTGTATCCTTAGATCGGCAGAGTTAGAGGGAGTTAGCGAGTGAAAGAAAGCCTTATGTAATATTTCCCAATTTGTTAtatgtcttccagtcctgtaaaaagcttgttgaatctaataatatccctaagtttgttgtatcttgttctgTGTTCCATTCCATACTTTcatgttattttctatagtgtCTTAGTAATATAAAAGTAGCATGCACTTATGAAGCTCCTGTGATCTGAATTTGAactttaagagcatcacaaAGGTGAGGGTCTTTAAGAGACATGTTAAAGTTGGGGAAGAGGGTGACAAAGACTGTTCCCACATTGAGAGTGGTTTGGACGGTTCCTATAACTGCATTATGGTATTCCAAGAATCTAGAATCAAGAAGAGaaattctagaagctatagggagtccCTTTCTGCCATGGAAGGTGAGCGCCAAtcttactgcaccaaaatggaAGTGAGTGTATCCTTGTTTTTGTCATGGGATTACAAACTCTCGGGGAAGGGCAAGggtgataaaattttctttttcactagcTGGAATGTTGAACTGGTCAAACTTAGAAGCTTGGACATATTCTTTTACACTAGAAGGATGAGAAGgacctaaaaacttttttatggattttttgaaggtattttggGGTTTATCAAACACAGTGTAAGGATTTACAATAGGAAAATCAGTAATAGgaattttactatcttcaggtACATGGGAGATTTCATATAAGTAGTCTAACCTATTTGCAGTGGATTTACTAGTTGATGATTTGTATAGACATTAAATGAGAATTGAGAGGTAGAATTGTTCATTAGACTTTTAAATATCATGGTGTatgaagattatatatataaggtaaaatgaaatgttaaaaaatgagattataaaatttttcaacTTTGTTTCTTATATGAtttctattattaataattaaagaacattccatttttagttatgatattaaatataatttttctagttagagtttgattagttctaagtttaaatttgtattgttgttaaattgttaattattgatttaattaattgaatgtaatggttgattttattgcactataaagtttttaatgtaCTCTATATGGtcatctttattttaatttttttacttctcttgaccacttctttattttccattttttctgGAGatgactttattatttttcatttaacagctactttttttttaatgggaatatTAAAACTTTCATTATCACTGCAAAAAGGTTCTTACATCATAGATAAGAGCTTGCTCAATAAAGCAAGGATGCTCTTCAATCCACACACTAAAGTCAACAATGTTTTGAGCATGTTTAGCTAATAAGTGGGCTGGTCTATTTCCTTGCCTGCGTACATGAGAAAATTCCACTCTGCGAAAGTCACTACACAGTGTGTACATGCCTTCAATAAGAGGTTCAACAGCTACTGGGGGGCTAGAAACTTCACAAAGGGCCTTGTAAACAATAGTAGATTCACCTTCCAATATAAATTCATGGATTCCAATATCCTTCGCAAAAAGGATACTTGCCTCAAAAGCTTTTGCTTCTACCTCTACAGCCCCCAATGGAGCTTCAATCCTCTTACTCAGAGCTGCCTCAACCTTTCCTTCATCATCCTGGATAACCACACCTATACCCACTGCCCCCTGTGTGGAAAAAATCGCGCCATTGACATTAACCTTAAACAGGGGACTCGGTGGTGGTGACCATGAACTCTTCAACTCCTCCATAGGTAACGATATGCATGGTGTCGCTATTGCAGTGGTATACTCCGCCAGGTAAGTTGCTGCCCAGATATTTATTTCTTTCCCcaatttttgctttttgtcATTCCTTACCTCATTCCAATTACACCATAAAGCCCACGCATTACTAACAATCTGAGCTATTTTGGACTCATCCACTCTATCAATCATTACCAAATGCCATAGGAAGTCGTGGAACGATCTACACACCTCTCCTCCCATCGGAGCAACTATCTTTGAGAGCACCCATGTCTCCTTTGCTTTGTGACAATTCTAGAGCACATGTTCAATAGTCTCCATCTCCACACCGCACTCATCACAAACACCATTTTGCAATACCTGTTGTTTCACAAGGTTGGACTTGGTAGGTAGTATCTCCCGGCACATTCTCCACACAAAGTGACGCAGCTTATGTGGTACTGGGAGGCCCCACAATTTTCTCCAGAATTGTTTCATCAGATTGTTACCCGTACTAGTGCCCTCCAACTCAGTCTTGGATAGTTTTTCTGCAAGGAAATAAGCACTACGCACACTGAATAGGCCATTTGTAGATGCTGTATCCCCTTAATAACTTTTGCCTCATATGGGTAAAACAGAGCATCGTATTCCAGCTTGCAGACTCAGGCTTAATCAGTTCACATACCCGAGTATCAAAGTCTAAGAACAACCGGGGTGAGCATACTTTATGCGTGGACGCCGTGGGAAGCCATTTATCCTCCCAAATCCTTATGTCCCTCCCATTACCAACTCTCCACCTCATACCTTCTCAGACCAGCGGTTGGGCAGCCAAAATACTCCGCCATGTATAGGATGGGTTGTTTCCTATAGAAGCATGCAGAAAATCAAAGTGTGGGAAATATCTAGCCTTAAGAATTTAGTAAACGAGAGAGGTGTGCTTTGTTTGTAGCCTCCATCCTTGCTTTGCAAGTAGAGCCCTATTGAATTATTTAATCTTCTTGAAACCCATACCACCACAAGATTTTGGCTCACAAAGCTTGTCCCAACTCATCCATGCTAACTTCTTTTCATTCCTTTGTTGAACCCACCAAAAATTCCGGATCATGCTTGTGAGGTCACCACAAAGAGAGTCAGGTAATTTGAAGCAGCTCATCGTATAAGTTGGGATAGCTAGTGCCACTGCTTTGATAAGGATTTCCTTTTCAGCTTTGGATAGCATCTTCTCTTTCCACCCCGCCAATTTCTTCCCAAGCTTCTCTTTAATGCTTTTGAAAGTACTTTGCTTGTTTCTTCCTACTAGTGATGGTAGTCCAAGGTATTTCTCATGCTGTTTAATGACTTGAGCCCCAAATCTGGTTTTTATCTCCTCTTGGACATCTCGAGGGGTGTTCTtgctaaaaaataatgaagtttTTGCCCGGTTCAACTATTGGCCAAAGGCTTGCTCATACACCCGTAACACTCTTTGTAGGGAATTGCATTCTGATAGGGACGCCTTGCAAAAAATTAAGCTGTCATCGGCAAAGAACAAATGGGAGAGCTTTGGGCCTCCCCGGCAAATAGCTATCCCCTCCATATGTCCATCTGCTACCTCCTTTTTTATTAATGCAGACAAACCTTCTTCacacaataaaaaaagataaggtGATAAGGGGTCTCCTTGACGGATCCCCCCAGTAGGTACAATATGGCCCCTTGTATTCCCATTGATTTTTATAGCATAAGTTATAGAAGTTACACATTGCATTACTACCTTCCTCCACTTCATGTCAAAACCCAATTTCTCCATGATTATTTCTAGACATTCccactccaccctatcatatgccttactcatatcaagtTTAAGTGCCATCTCCCCCACCCTCCCTCCTTTTTTCTGACTAATGTGGTGCATGGTTTCAAAAGCTACAATCACATTATGAGTAATAAGCCTACCATTTACAAAGGCACTTTAAGTATCACTAATAATATTAGGGAGAATTTTCTTGAGTCTATTAGCTATAGTCTTCGATGCAATTTTATACACAACGTTACACAAGCTAATAGGACGAAAATCAGTCACCAATTTTGGGTTCTTGACTTTGGGAATTAATACAATGTGTGTGTCATTGAAATTGGGAGGAGAAACACCAAAGTTCAGGAAATCTAGTACCATTTTTGTCACCTCGTTGCCAGTAGTAGACCAGAAGTGTTGGAAGAACAAAGGGGGCATACTGTCTGGGCCTGGGGCTTTGTGTGGGTGCATTTGTTTAAGTGCTTGTTCCACCTCCTTTACTCTAAAGTTTCTAGTGAGCCATTGGTTCATATCTGATGTTACTTTTGTCTCCACTACTTCTAAGAGTTCATTGAATTCGGTTGAACAGCTTGTGGTGAATAAATTTTTGTAGTAATCCACTACAATCTTCTCAATGATATGCTCCTTTTCTTGCCAAACCCCATTTGCATCCACCAAACCTTCAATCATGTTCTTTTGGTGCCTTGCTGAGgcttttgaatgaaaaaaaccGTGTGTTTCTATCCCCCTCTTGAAACCATGTGAGCCTTGAACGTTGGCGCCATATAGAATCCTCCCTCTCAAGCCATCCATTCAACTCAATCCTTGTTTCACGCATAAGCTGTATCATAACCGGATTTGTGGGCTGAAGCTCAATCCATTCAAGGCGCTTTTGTAATTCCGCGATTTTTCTGCCTACATGACCGAAATCTGTCTTATTCCAGCTCTCCAATCTGGTTCGGTAAGTTTCAATGCATTTCCCAAGTTTGAACTCTGAGCTTAAGGATAGACCCTCCTCCCATGCCGCTTACACCACCTCTTCAcaccattgatttttttaaccatATCACTTCAAaccttaaaattttctttgtccTTCTTCTCTGGGGTTTTTGCACTGTCCGAAAGGCCAAAGGGGAGTGGTCAGAGGCTAAGGACGTGAGATGGAACAGTTTGGCTGTCGGGAAAAGAGACAACCACTCCGTCGTTGCCAAAGCCCTATCGAGCCTTTCACGGATTTATGAACCATCAGCCTTTTGATATAACCATGTGAACTTTGGACCAATATAGCTCACCTCCCTGAAGCCACAAAAATCAATTGTGTCAATAAAGTGCTGCATTTGCTGTCTCGGCCTTGCACTACCTCCCTCCTTTTCCGATATGCTAACCAATTCATTAAAATCTCCAATTGCTAGCCATGGCAAAGTCGATGTACCTTTCAAATATTTCCATTTGGCCCAAGATTCATATCTCTTACTCGTGTCTAGGTCGCCATAAAACCTAATTAGATGCCACCACCCTACTCCCTCTCCCCCATCCACCAATGCGTCGATATGTGTTTGAGAAAAAGTTTAAACATCCACAGTAGTGTCTTCCTTCCAAAATAATGCTAGACCACCACTCTTACCATTACTTGGCACTATGAAACCATTTTTGAGCTTGCATCTTTCTTTAACTTTCTTCATCCACTCAGTGTTTGATTTTGTCTCCATTAAGAAGACGATTGTGGGCGTCTCTTTTGCTATAACCTTTTCCAAGGCTTTAACTGTCCggaggttcccaagcccccgacAGTTCTAGCTTAGGATCATCATTGGGCCCGGCGGGGTTGCTCAGCAACCTCTGTCGCTCCTATTTGTGTAACCATAATTTCACACAGTGTCTCTGTTTCCATCTCCATCCTCCTTTTCTTCTCTGTTCCCTCTATTGCATCAATATTGGTTGAACTGCACTTACGTTTAGGTCCACCAGCTTGTATTGACAGCTTTTCCACGTCAGCATGTTCCTTCAATGGCCTTcgtaaatttttattggtgacccgtgatatattttttgtgagtTTACCCCTTCCCCGTCCCATAGTTTCCCTAGCATTGGACACTCTCCCATGCTACTTCCCATCCTTGCCAACTGTAAAATTGAATTCAGAATTGGACGTTACAGACGTTGCCCCATTGACCTttgatttcacttttttttttccccttcgtttattctttattactttgtatgcACCGCATCACACAATGAGGAATGGCCACCTTCAAAATTACACTATTTCTATGTCATCCCAACAGACCTTGCCAGCAAACTAGTAAATCAACAACATTCTTAGGGCCTTAGGCATCACCCAATGAACTCTAAATAACCCAAAAATCATATCCCTTAACTCACTTGCACAAGGGCAATGTAATAGCAAATTACTCACTTTCTCCCCAATCTACTTACACATAGAACACCAACTAaccaaaattatatttctcTTCTACAAattctacaaattaaaaaatatgaacattttgttttttggttcaatgtttcaaaacttttttttgttgaggaaaCAAGATTTTTCCAATGAAAGAATAAGGGTTCTTTGTAAGACTccttggttcaatgtttcaagacttctccaattaaaaaaataaggacTCTTGTATTTTCACATCTTGCATTTCTACTCCTTTATATACACCACCAACAATCCTTTATGCCATCTCATCTCAAATACACACAAAccaaaaatgatgtcatttaccttcaatcCTTCAATAACACCTACCTAGCTCTAATATTATCGTCTCATCTGATCTTAACTCGTGTGAGTTGGCTAAAACCAAGGATGATGGCATATGTTATTTATTGACTGACGACAACTTATGGTTTTGATATTGAGGTTAAATGTTATAGGTTTTGTAAATGCTATGATTGGCTTTGGGTCTTTTGAATTTTGGTGTGAGAAAGCCataaatgtattttgttttacaacttaagaaaaatagaaagaaaccttctaatttattattgatgaaattagttgttttttttatattctattttagaactcataatttatagatttctttgtatttttttactactatttagtGCGGTATTGTTATAAGCACAGCGATGAAAGTAAAAGTCAATGATGATTTTagagtgttttttcaaaaaactaaataaatttggGATATGGAAGTCCAACTTAAGGcaattaaatcttgataaatgaaagtgtttttagcatatttttctttactttatcaCATTCTCTATATGCAAGTACTtacaaataattttcttttgttgagatAATGAAATAGGTGTTTGAAATTTGTGGCTTGGTATTTGGTTGTAAAAATGGAGTGTACTTAAGGAAGTATTTAGGAGGTTGCTTGAAGTTCTGTACTTTTTTAGGATATGAAcatattttacacttaaaattttaatttataaatttaattaatcagTTTAAAAAAGTAAGTTTATAAATGTTATAATATGTTAGTCTCCTAGAAATGTTGAAAAACTTGACTTTTCCAACCTCATAAATCTAGATTAGTAAAGCAATTCCCCTCaatatccaaaaacaaattctatgacaattttttattatataaaatatgaattaagaagATCAAGTTTCAAAGCATTCAGCAATATTATTGGagaacataaatattatacaacaaattgaatattacaaataagtcttaaaaaacataacaaTTATTTCAAAAGAATTTGCAAAGTATCCGAGCGTCGCATGGGACATTATCTACTAATTACTAGAAGAAAGAAAGTTTTAGATGatacaaaattaatattaaatacaacaataatttaatgtacattcacaatttttttttaatgcaattcAACAagaatgaccaaaaaaaaaaaaattaagtagtaATACTAGTGTTCTAaaccgggtttataatacattatataaccagagtacaactacaaaaatgCCTAACTTTTGTAGTTGTAGATTAAGTTATAATCAGCTGACACTAGACACATACAACCAATGTAGGATAAACATCCCTTATGATACAAAGTTATCAAAGTTAAAAATCTTCTAGTGTTCAATTTTGATACAAAGTTATATTAAATAGTCATCGCAAAGCTTATGATAGCTGAGCTTCCTAAATGTCATTCGCTATCTAAAACAGATTTTGTGTCATTTGACATTTCTTGGATGAAAATTTCAGTAGGTTCAAGGCTTGTTCTCAAGGTGTCATGCCCAAGCTGTGCTCATTCATTGTCTCCAAACCCAAATATTTTTCTGCGGTTAGTGACAACAACCGTGTGGTACAACCCAATACTCATCTGAGAAACATGGTGACCTCTTTCTTAAGCATTCAAGGATTCCAGGCCTCATGACTTTATCAGATGCTTCCCGTTCTGGGAACCCAATGCTGCCAAACCCCATCCACACAAAGCCACAAACCGATCGGTCATCTACTAGACAGAGACAAATTACAAATAGATTGGAATGACTAAAAGAAGATAAGTAGTACATAGATGTCTGGGTAATTATATACACTAATTCCCATAAATAAAATGTTGGTATGGCTTTACTATGTGTGTACGTCTGAAAGTTATGAGCAAAGTAGTGTTGGGAGAGTTTAAAGACTACGTTTTGTTTAGTGTATTAGTTTGAGGGCACCTTTGGGTGTTTTgggttaatttattttttagagtttttttttttttttgtgagtttgTGTGGTTGTAGATTTTGGGTGTCACAGGTCAAGATTCAAGTCTACAGAAGAGAGTTTTaaacatatatacacttagattattatagagtagaatttctatcttatatctACTCTCCAGTGTCTCATACCCTACTTCCACTACCTCACACTTAATTATCTTTAAGTATTTACACTTTACAGTccacttaattatttttttatgaaaaattactAATATTTGTTGTTGGGgttgctattttttttcctagattATAGATCAATTTGACttgttgtcaaattttttttttttttaaaaaggccAAGATCCAGGTTGCTATTGAATTGATTTGTTGTTGGACTTCTTTTAGggggttcaaaattttattttagggcagtcaaagcaaaaaattttaaaaatactatatgtagaaaaaaaaatctccaaatgagggggttcatttgaacaaATGAACCACATGAAGACAAAGTGGCATTGCCACTGCTcaccacaattgaaaataaaagtgttgtgacattttttttatttaatatttttaatggaatGTGTTGTGACATTCTTTTATGTCTATAGACTTTATCCAATTTTAATTAAGGGTCTAAATCaactcaattagtaaaatttacaattgacaACCATAATTGAATTtacaaatttgtaaaatattttccttgcTTGCATTTTGCAATGGATTTATCTGTATTTCACTAACTAAACTAATATAGAAACTAATCTGATCAAAATCTGTGATAAGCATTCACATCAGACTCAAAGCATTTTTAGTAATTTGGTCTGAAAATTCCACTTTTATTACTTTAGCTAATCTACTATTCATTGACGACTATATTAACCTCAATATTCTAATACTATTGTACTAAAATAATCATTAAcaaagagaggagagaaaatgatttttttttttgatgtattgAGTGAACGGTGCTCAATACATGTATTGAGTCCACTGttcattgttattattattactttttcttctttctttttttttgacaatttattGAGTTTGAAGTATGAAGCTTTTGGGCTGAGTTTGGTAAAAATTTTGGCTTAATGTGGCTTTGAAAAGCCTAATGCTAATGCTACCCATATAATATAGCCAAAACTAACACTAAGATTTTCTACACGTGCTTTATAATAGCCTAGATGACAGAGTTTTTCTTGAGTATTGAAGCCCAAGGTAAACCTAGACGACAGATTTTCTTTTAGGGGAGTTCTCGTTACTGTTTACTGAGGTACTTCTTGATAGTTGAATTATCTTCCGATCACCCCCAAATAGTCTGAAGTTCAcatttttcctataaaaataatCGCATAGAACTTTTTAGCTCTATGCAATTAAAaatctcaccaaaaaaaaagaaaaaagaatgtaGATGAGGTAAAGTATGATATAGCGGACCATGTGTGCAGCTGAATGTTAATTCTTGTGGGTGGGATCGGTTGCCCCGTAGGTTTTACTACCTAGAGTAAGTCCAAATGACTCTTCTTTAAAAAGGTCTTCtaaattatcccaaaaaaaaaaaaaaaggaaactctCAAATAAACCCAAAGAGAGTGTagagaaaataaacatgaaGAAATCCAGGAAAAGCGGCCACAATAATTCACTCacaatatattttgattttaacaTCAGCAGCAGCTGTCATATTGTctactaaaatagaaaaaggttAAACAACATTTTCCAAGTCTTGGGAATGAATTAAAAGAACAAGGCAACATCAGTACTTAAAAGCACAGTAAATCAGACTTATTGGATTTATCTTTCCTACTTTTACCTGCCTTGATTCCAACGAACCAAATACAGTGCTTTAGTAACTCAGAGAGAAATCATAACGAAATATACTTCAGTCAAATGCAATTTGACAAGTCCTGGATTCCCTTGGTAACATTAGTAACTCCTTGAGAGCAAGAAACTGCTCCTCTGAATCTATATTAGCAGAAGAGACTGTCATTGTCTTTAAGAATCTTGCCGTCTTAAGGATATGTCCAACAAATTTCAGCTCATACATTAACCCTTGAAATCCTATAAAATGAAATGTCTTGAGGTGCGATGATATACATATTGGAACGTCCTCATTGAACATCCTCTCTATGATGGAAGTatcttcctcatcacaagcataaaATCCCGTGTATTCCTGACAGCAGAAGATACATTAGTTAGTTAGATTAATTCAggattattttagaaaaaaaatatttcatcatTTGAGCATAACATACCTTCTCAAAGACTAGTACTGCAAGATTA from Castanea sativa cultivar Marrone di Chiusa Pesio chromosome 6, ASM4071231v1 includes:
- the LOC142639587 gene encoding uncharacterized protein LOC142639587; the protein is MGGEVCRSFHDFLWHLVMIDRVDESKIAQIVSNAWALWCNWNEVRNDKKQKLGKEINIWAATYLAEYTTAIATPCISLPMEELKSSWSPPPSPLFKVNVNGAIFSTQGAVGIGVVIQDDEGKVEAALSKRIEAPLGAVEVEAKAFEASILFAKDIGIHEFILEGESTIVYKALCEVSSPPVAVEPLIEGMYTLCSDFRRVEFSHVRRQGNRPAHLLAKHAQNIVDFSVWIEEHPCFIEQALIYDVRTFLQ